In a single window of the Acidimicrobiales bacterium genome:
- the murF gene encoding UDP-N-acetylmuramoyl-tripeptide--D-alanyl-D-alanine ligase, whose protein sequence is MRLRATEVAEAAGGELAGPEVEVDGATVDSRAVRGGELFVPVVAARDGHDFVPAALAAGAAAYLTSRPPVGGTAVVVADTAAALTRLGAAARARLPDRVVGITGSVGKTSVKDLLAAVLARPFRTAASPRSFNNELGLPLTLLNAPADAEAVVLEMGARGRGHIAALCEVARPTVGVVTTVGMAHTELFGSVEEVAVAKGELVEALPPSGTAVLNADQPLVAAMAGRTRATVLRFGVAGDVRAEHVEVGDDLRARFTLVSPWGAVPVRLAARGEHQVANALAAAAAAVAAGATLDDVAAGLSEAAVSAWRMELVTAPSGAVVLNDAYNANPVSTAAALRSLARLPARRRVAVLGGMAELGEGSAAAHREVGDLARSLGVRIVAVGAPDYGGEDVPDLAAALAALGPVGEGDAVLVKGSRVHGLERLAETLVSGGAGAGTQGA, encoded by the coding sequence GTGAGGTTGCGAGCGACGGAGGTGGCGGAGGCCGCCGGGGGCGAGCTGGCCGGGCCCGAGGTGGAGGTGGACGGGGCGACCGTCGACTCCCGCGCCGTGCGGGGCGGGGAGCTGTTCGTGCCGGTCGTGGCGGCCAGGGACGGCCACGACTTCGTCCCCGCCGCGCTGGCCGCCGGCGCCGCCGCCTACCTCACGTCCCGGCCGCCGGTGGGCGGCACGGCCGTGGTCGTGGCCGACACGGCCGCCGCCCTGACCCGCCTCGGCGCCGCCGCCCGGGCCCGGCTGCCCGACCGGGTCGTCGGCATCACCGGCTCGGTCGGCAAGACGTCGGTGAAGGACCTGCTGGCCGCCGTCCTCGCTCGCCCGTTCCGCACGGCGGCCAGCCCCCGGTCGTTCAACAACGAGCTGGGCCTGCCCCTCACGCTCCTGAACGCCCCGGCCGACGCCGAGGCCGTCGTCCTCGAGATGGGCGCGAGGGGTCGGGGCCACATCGCCGCGCTGTGCGAGGTGGCCCGGCCGACGGTCGGGGTCGTCACCACCGTCGGCATGGCCCACACCGAGCTGTTCGGGTCGGTGGAGGAGGTGGCGGTGGCCAAGGGCGAGCTGGTCGAGGCCCTGCCGCCGTCGGGCACCGCCGTGCTCAACGCCGACCAGCCGCTGGTGGCGGCCATGGCCGGCCGCACGAGGGCGACCGTCCTGCGCTTCGGGGTGGCCGGCGACGTCCGGGCCGAGCACGTGGAGGTGGGCGACGACCTGCGGGCCCGCTTCACGCTCGTGTCGCCGTGGGGCGCCGTCCCCGTCCGCCTCGCGGCCAGGGGCGAGCACCAGGTGGCGAACGCGCTGGCGGCCGCGGCGGCCGCCGTCGCCGCCGGCGCCACCCTGGACGACGTCGCCGCCGGGCTGTCCGAGGCCGCCGTGTCGGCGTGGCGGATGGAGCTGGTGACGGCGCCTTCGGGGGCGGTGGTGCTGAACGACGCCTACAACGCCAACCCCGTGTCCACGGCCGCCGCCCTGCGGTCCCTGGCCCGGTTGCCGGCCCGCCGGCGGGTGGCCGTCCTCGGCGGGATGGCCGAGCTGGGGGAGGGGTCGGCCGCCGCCCACCGGGAGGTCGGCGACCTGGCCCGGTCCCTCGGCGTGCGCATCGTGGCCGTCGGCGCGCCCGACTACGGCGGCGAGGACGTGCCCGACCTGGCCGCCGCGCTCGCCGCCCTCGGCCCGGTCGGCGAGGGCGACGCCGTGCTCGTGAAGGGCAGCCGGGTCCACGGCCTGGAGCGGCTGGCCGAGACGCTCGTTTCCGGCGGCGCCGGCGCGGGAACGCAAGGGGCGTAG
- a CDS encoding galactose oxidase-like domain-containing protein encodes MEDPGDRSRRDEGRRLSRRQLLARMGVGVAAVHARWLIGDRAWAAGDTVDEWACELETQQAVRTGLVDPPPSGDPALVGQWSASWLPPFRVTAVHTVVLHTGWVLLLRGPDACVWDPVGGSSLRCDPPVDVFCAGQAVLGDGSVLFAGGREGVNPRGAKHVVTFDPVTLEWTHWPDMRGGRWYPTVTTLADGRAIITSGMLEDGRTINGAVDLYDGGTVTRVLSKAFELYPKQHVLPDGRVVVTGPEPRDAAIIDPSDWSRTSIRRMNERHHNGPCVIMPNAEGLPHEIMVIGGNGTRSSSAGGPTASCEWYDSTHPSGQWRSRASLPEPRAWSNAAILPDGAVLLVGGGNAVGPTRQTLRYSSSSDTWQPMATQAEARRYHSTAVLLPDGRVLSAGDTTRGGGGPRLEVYSPPYLFRGARPTITDAPAEVAWGQQFTVSTPDTITRAVLVRPAATTHALDMNQRHVDLKFTSAPGAITATAPVGGSAPAGWYMLFLLNGDGVPSVARFVKVIPT; translated from the coding sequence ATGGAGGACCCGGGCGACCGTTCGCGTCGGGACGAGGGGCGCCGGCTGAGCCGCCGGCAGCTGCTGGCCAGGATGGGCGTGGGCGTCGCCGCCGTGCACGCGCGCTGGCTCATCGGCGACCGCGCCTGGGCCGCCGGCGACACCGTCGACGAGTGGGCCTGCGAGCTCGAGACCCAGCAGGCCGTCCGCACCGGCCTCGTCGACCCGCCGCCCTCCGGGGACCCCGCGCTGGTCGGCCAGTGGAGCGCGTCCTGGCTGCCGCCATTCCGGGTCACGGCCGTCCACACGGTCGTGCTCCACACCGGCTGGGTCCTCCTCCTCCGCGGCCCCGACGCCTGCGTGTGGGACCCGGTCGGCGGCTCCTCGCTGCGCTGCGACCCGCCCGTCGACGTGTTCTGCGCCGGGCAGGCGGTCCTCGGCGACGGCAGCGTGCTGTTCGCCGGCGGCCGCGAGGGCGTGAACCCGAGGGGCGCCAAGCACGTCGTCACCTTCGACCCCGTCACCCTGGAGTGGACGCACTGGCCGGACATGCGGGGCGGCCGCTGGTACCCGACGGTGACCACCCTGGCCGACGGCCGGGCGATCATCACGAGCGGCATGCTCGAGGACGGCCGCACCATCAACGGCGCCGTCGACCTGTACGACGGCGGCACCGTCACCCGGGTGCTGTCCAAGGCGTTCGAGCTGTACCCGAAGCAGCACGTGCTCCCCGACGGCCGGGTGGTCGTCACCGGCCCCGAGCCGAGGGACGCGGCGATCATCGACCCGAGCGACTGGTCCCGCACCTCGATCCGGCGGATGAACGAGCGCCACCACAACGGCCCGTGCGTCATCATGCCGAACGCCGAGGGGCTCCCCCACGAGATCATGGTGATCGGCGGCAACGGCACCCGCTCGTCGTCGGCCGGCGGGCCGACCGCGAGCTGCGAGTGGTACGACTCGACCCACCCGTCGGGCCAGTGGCGGTCGAGGGCGTCGCTGCCCGAGCCGAGGGCGTGGTCCAACGCCGCCATCCTCCCGGACGGCGCCGTGCTCCTCGTCGGCGGCGGCAACGCCGTCGGACCGACGCGCCAGACCCTCCGGTACTCGTCGTCGTCGGACACGTGGCAGCCGATGGCCACCCAGGCCGAGGCCCGGCGCTACCACTCGACGGCCGTGCTCCTCCCCGACGGCCGCGTGCTGTCGGCCGGCGACACCACCAGGGGCGGCGGCGGCCCCCGCCTCGAGGTGTACTCGCCCCCGTACCTGTTCCGCGGGGCGAGGCCGACGATCACCGACGCGCCCGCCGAGGTGGCGTGGGGGCAGCAGTTCACGGTGTCCACGCCGGACACGATCACGAGGGCCGTGCTCGTGCGGCCGGCGGCCACCACCCACGCCCTCGACATGAACCAGCGCCACGTGGACCTGAAGTTCACGTCGGCGCCGGGCGCCATCACCGCGACCGCGCCGGTGGGCGGGTCCGCCCCGGCGGGCTGGTACATGCTCTTCCTGCTGAATGGAGACGGCGTGCCGTCCGTGGCCCGCTTCGTGAAGGTCATCCCGACCTAG
- a CDS encoding VCBS repeat-containing protein, which yields MARQWTWRAAVAGLVLGAVATVAPGSASAAAAGPRFVVPDRTPGGGVLPQDVATGDFTGDGRADVVVANLGPDAFTGGVAVLRGDGAGNLADPVRTSVGIQNGTQEVAPGDFDEDGKLDAAVVTGTTGGAGPIRILLGTGTGTFTLGQTLLAGDGHIEVADFTGDGHLDLVFLYEGGAATVKLFTGLGTGRFSAAVDLPRSWDAYDLEVADVNGDGRPDLVGAAGGPIWSMLNQGGGAFSEQVFDMGSGLSGMELAVADLNGDAVPDLALATGSNGDVQIGLGRGDGTFAAGPTYQDVSFATGSIAAGDWTGDGVADLVVNNDYAEESNIVVLLRGNGDGTFGGSTYWTTGNDDPTPVHLDGDGRLDLVAFSSDPGLVYATLNAGNGKLKAPQSTVTTALGAPETGDVNNDGLADVVTLSSRIAAHLGRGAGRFTSVVGTNGVSEGVGQIRLADLNEDGRLDVVAGLTHIGPLPNNLAVFTGNGAGGFSGPTRLATGDWNASNESVAVGDVNGDGHVDIVGRTNTQVAVLRGNGNGTFQAPLLSGVAAFSQYGTHLLEVTGDGVVDLVHIVKTGGPDFGNGYIRVLRGNGDGTFTSVQTLGFDGNPSTPGLVADLNGDGRLDVVASGTRGSNGGRSGIRVSLATGTALGPITFYPYPPFPMGDIDAADFDGDGDLDVVGGGFASLAVAVNDGTGTFTGPVELIATSSTARVVADFTGDGRPDVFSINPTDRGLYSVYVNRAR from the coding sequence GTGGCGAGGCAGTGGACGTGGAGGGCGGCGGTGGCCGGCCTCGTGCTCGGGGCGGTGGCGACGGTGGCGCCCGGCTCGGCGTCGGCCGCGGCGGCCGGTCCCCGGTTCGTGGTCCCCGACCGCACGCCCGGCGGCGGCGTGCTGCCCCAGGACGTCGCCACCGGCGACTTCACCGGCGACGGCCGGGCCGACGTCGTCGTCGCCAACCTCGGCCCCGACGCCTTCACCGGCGGCGTGGCCGTGCTGCGCGGCGACGGCGCCGGCAACCTGGCCGACCCCGTCCGCACGAGCGTCGGCATCCAGAACGGCACCCAGGAGGTCGCCCCGGGCGACTTCGACGAGGACGGCAAGCTCGACGCCGCCGTCGTCACCGGCACGACCGGCGGGGCCGGCCCCATCCGCATCCTCCTCGGCACCGGCACGGGCACGTTCACGCTCGGCCAGACACTCCTGGCCGGCGACGGCCACATCGAGGTCGCCGACTTCACCGGCGACGGCCACCTCGACCTCGTCTTCCTCTACGAGGGCGGCGCCGCGACGGTGAAGCTGTTCACCGGCCTCGGCACCGGCCGGTTCTCCGCCGCCGTCGACCTGCCCCGCTCGTGGGACGCCTACGACCTCGAGGTCGCGGACGTGAACGGCGACGGCCGGCCCGACCTGGTCGGCGCGGCCGGCGGCCCCATCTGGTCCATGCTCAACCAGGGCGGCGGCGCCTTCTCCGAGCAGGTGTTCGACATGGGCAGCGGCCTGTCCGGCATGGAGCTGGCGGTCGCCGACCTCAACGGCGACGCCGTGCCCGACCTCGCCCTCGCCACCGGCTCGAACGGCGACGTGCAGATCGGCCTCGGCCGGGGCGACGGCACCTTCGCCGCCGGCCCCACCTACCAGGACGTCTCCTTCGCCACCGGCTCGATCGCCGCCGGCGACTGGACCGGCGACGGCGTCGCCGACCTCGTCGTCAACAACGACTACGCCGAGGAGAGCAACATCGTCGTCCTGCTGCGGGGCAACGGCGACGGCACCTTCGGCGGCAGCACCTACTGGACGACCGGCAACGACGACCCGACGCCGGTCCACCTCGACGGCGACGGCCGGCTCGACCTCGTCGCCTTCTCGTCCGACCCCGGCCTCGTCTACGCCACGCTGAACGCCGGCAACGGGAAGCTCAAGGCCCCGCAGTCGACGGTCACGACCGCCCTCGGTGCCCCCGAGACCGGCGACGTCAACAACGACGGCCTCGCCGACGTCGTCACCCTGAGCTCGCGCATCGCCGCCCACCTCGGGCGGGGCGCCGGGCGGTTCACGTCGGTCGTCGGCACCAACGGCGTGTCCGAGGGCGTCGGCCAGATCCGCCTCGCCGACCTGAACGAGGACGGCAGGCTCGACGTGGTCGCCGGCCTGACCCACATCGGCCCGCTGCCCAACAACCTGGCCGTCTTCACCGGCAACGGCGCCGGCGGGTTCTCCGGCCCGACCCGGCTCGCCACCGGCGACTGGAACGCCAGCAACGAGTCCGTGGCGGTCGGCGACGTGAACGGCGACGGCCACGTCGACATCGTCGGCCGCACCAACACCCAGGTCGCCGTCCTGCGGGGCAACGGCAACGGCACCTTCCAGGCGCCCCTGCTGTCCGGCGTGGCCGCCTTCTCCCAGTACGGGACCCACCTCCTCGAGGTGACCGGCGACGGCGTCGTCGACCTCGTCCACATCGTGAAGACCGGCGGCCCGGACTTCGGCAACGGCTACATCCGGGTCCTGCGGGGCAACGGCGACGGCACGTTCACGTCGGTCCAGACGCTCGGCTTCGACGGCAACCCGTCCACCCCCGGGCTCGTCGCCGACCTGAACGGCGACGGCCGCCTCGACGTGGTGGCCAGCGGCACGAGGGGCTCGAACGGCGGCCGCAGCGGCATCCGGGTGAGCCTCGCCACCGGCACCGCCCTCGGGCCGATCACCTTCTACCCGTACCCGCCCTTCCCGATGGGGGACATCGACGCCGCCGACTTCGACGGCGACGGCGACCTCGACGTCGTCGGCGGCGGGTTCGCCTCGCTCGCCGTCGCCGTCAACGACGGGACCGGCACGTTCACCGGCCCGGTCGAGCTCATCGCCACCTCGTCCACCGCCAGGGTCGTCGCCGACTTCACCGGCGACGGGCGCCCGGACGTGTTCTCGATCAACCCGACCGACCGCGGCCTCTACAGCGTCTACGTGAACCGGGCCCGCTGA
- a CDS encoding TIGR00266 family protein yields MHVDVRHNPSFAVARVGLDPGEQVKAESGAMMATSYGVAVEASTQGGLLKGLKRSVLGGESLFITTYTAPPAGGWVDVAHHLSGDVLAAGVTPDQPMSITRGSWLASSAGVELDTKWGGFKNLVGGEGGFLVRAMGHGTVVLACYGALDTITLGPGESVTIDSGHVVAFGPTVTSQLRKVATGMMATLKSGEGLVFDFTGPGWVMTQSRNPSALEAWIRSVVPTQSG; encoded by the coding sequence GTGCACGTCGACGTCCGCCACAACCCGTCATTCGCCGTCGCCCGCGTCGGCCTCGACCCCGGGGAGCAGGTGAAGGCCGAGTCCGGCGCCATGATGGCGACCTCCTACGGGGTCGCCGTCGAGGCCAGCACCCAGGGCGGGCTGCTCAAGGGCCTGAAGCGCTCGGTCCTCGGCGGCGAGAGCCTGTTCATCACCACCTACACGGCGCCGCCGGCCGGCGGCTGGGTGGACGTCGCCCACCACCTGTCCGGCGACGTGCTCGCCGCCGGCGTCACCCCCGACCAGCCGATGTCGATCACCCGGGGCTCGTGGCTGGCCTCCTCCGCCGGCGTCGAGCTCGACACCAAGTGGGGCGGGTTCAAGAACCTGGTCGGCGGCGAGGGCGGGTTCCTCGTGCGGGCCATGGGCCACGGCACCGTCGTGCTCGCCTGCTACGGCGCCCTGGACACGATCACGCTCGGCCCGGGGGAGTCGGTGACGATCGACAGCGGCCACGTCGTCGCCTTCGGGCCGACCGTCACCAGCCAGCTGCGCAAGGTGGCGACGGGCATGATGGCCACCCTCAAGTCGGGCGAGGGCCTGGTGTTCGACTTCACCGGCCCCGGGTGGGTGATGACCCAGAGCCGCAACCCGTCGGCGCTCGAGGCCTGGATCCGCTCGGTCGTCCCCACCCAGTCGGGCTAG
- a CDS encoding Ppx/GppA phosphatase family protein, which produces MDRPTVLAAVDVGTNSFHLLVARVAGTGRFEVLAREKEVVRLGSGSGDMKRLAPDAVDRGVAALARFRQVAEIFGADLRAVATSAVREAENRADFLRRARDEAGVDVDVVSGVEEARLIHLGVLQALPVFDRRLVLVDIGGGSTEVVVGQQGEVLEARSLKLGAIRLTDRFFAEEPVRRKAVDECRRYVRSMVIGVAREVGRLGFEVAAGSSGTILNVAEMVQARRGGPPLRSVSGATITRAELDAVVASLVKAHTAKDRLKVPGLDPRRADIILGGAVLLEQVFAELGITEMVVADSALREGILLDTIQRRQDEGLHHLRDLRERSVRHLADIYPEEREHGEHSAELALQLYEGLADRHRLPEVCEEWLEAAALLANVGLFIAHSRHHLHAYYIIRNAEHLTGFTDSEVEVIAQVARYHRKSAPKPSHHEFAALDAEDQHVVRVLAGILRIAIALDRSHAGVVRGVSVARSGRRVAIHLKVDGDAGLEVYTAEQRAGLLEDALGVRVRFVVDE; this is translated from the coding sequence GTGGACCGTCCCACGGTGCTCGCGGCCGTCGACGTCGGGACCAACTCGTTCCACCTGCTCGTCGCCAGGGTGGCGGGCACGGGCCGGTTCGAGGTCCTCGCCAGGGAGAAGGAGGTCGTCCGGCTCGGCTCCGGGTCGGGCGACATGAAGCGCCTCGCCCCGGACGCCGTCGACCGGGGCGTCGCCGCCCTCGCCCGCTTCCGCCAGGTCGCCGAGATCTTCGGCGCCGACCTGCGGGCCGTCGCCACGAGCGCCGTGCGGGAGGCCGAGAACCGGGCCGACTTCCTCCGCCGGGCCCGCGACGAGGCCGGCGTGGACGTGGACGTCGTGTCCGGCGTGGAGGAGGCCCGCCTCATCCACCTCGGCGTCCTCCAGGCCCTGCCCGTGTTCGACCGCCGCCTGGTGCTCGTCGACATCGGCGGCGGCAGCACGGAGGTCGTCGTCGGCCAGCAGGGCGAGGTGCTCGAGGCCCGCAGCCTGAAGCTCGGCGCCATCCGCCTGACCGACCGGTTCTTCGCCGAGGAGCCGGTGCGGCGCAAGGCCGTCGACGAGTGCCGCCGCTACGTCCGCTCGATGGTGATCGGCGTGGCGCGCGAGGTCGGCCGGCTCGGCTTCGAGGTCGCGGCCGGCAGCTCGGGCACGATCCTCAACGTCGCCGAGATGGTGCAGGCCCGCCGGGGCGGCCCGCCGCTGCGCTCGGTCAGCGGGGCGACGATCACGAGGGCCGAGCTCGACGCCGTCGTCGCCTCGCTCGTCAAGGCGCACACGGCGAAGGACCGGCTGAAGGTGCCCGGCCTCGACCCCCGCAGGGCCGACATCATCCTCGGCGGGGCCGTCCTGCTCGAGCAGGTCTTCGCCGAGCTCGGCATCACCGAGATGGTCGTGGCCGACTCCGCCCTCCGCGAGGGCATCCTCCTCGACACCATCCAGCGCCGCCAGGACGAGGGGCTCCACCACCTGCGCGACCTGCGCGAGCGCAGCGTCCGCCACCTGGCCGACATCTACCCGGAGGAGCGGGAGCACGGCGAGCACAGCGCCGAGCTCGCCCTCCAGCTCTACGAGGGGCTGGCCGACCGGCACCGCCTCCCCGAGGTGTGCGAGGAGTGGCTGGAGGCGGCCGCGCTGCTCGCCAACGTGGGGCTGTTCATCGCCCACAGCCGCCACCACCTGCACGCCTACTACATCATCCGCAACGCCGAGCACCTGACCGGGTTCACCGACTCCGAGGTCGAGGTCATCGCCCAGGTCGCCCGGTACCACCGCAAGAGCGCGCCCAAGCCCAGCCACCACGAGTTCGCCGCCCTCGACGCCGAGGACCAGCACGTCGTGCGGGTGCTGGCCGGCATCCTGCGCATCGCCATCGCCCTCGACCGGAGCCACGCCGGCGTGGTGCGGGGGGTGTCGGTGGCCCGCTCGGGCCGCCGGGTGGCGATCCACCTGAAGGTCGACGGCGACGCCGGGCTCGAGGTGTACACGGCCGAGCAGCGGGCCGGCCTGCTCGAGGACGCGCTCGGCGTGCGCGTGCGCTTCGTGGTCGACGAGTGA
- a CDS encoding D-alanine--D-alanine ligase family protein yields the protein MAAEDPTGRIRLLLLFGGRSAEHEVSCVSAAHVLRALDPARYDVLPVGITRKGEWVVSEQGQAALGPGAPAPAELTAAGPAVDPLPALAEGEATGPVVVFPLLHGPLGEDGTVQGLLEVAGVPYVGSGVLGSAVAMDKAMAKTVLAAHGIPQGRWFAVRRGVDDRGAARRAGEELGWPVFVKPANLGSSVGVSRADDEEAAAAALDLAFAYDEWVVVEEGIAGREIECSVLGNGPYEASVPGEVVPSRDFYDYEDKYVVDGAQLLVPAPLDPAVADEVRAMAATAAGALRVEGMARVDFFYEEGGRGILVNEVNTIPGFTPISMYPKLWLASGLTYADLVDRLVELALERHARRAGFRDATHRGPALPEG from the coding sequence ATGGCCGCCGAGGACCCCACGGGCCGCATCCGCCTGCTCCTGCTGTTCGGGGGCCGGTCGGCGGAGCACGAGGTGTCGTGCGTGTCGGCGGCGCACGTGCTGCGGGCCCTCGACCCGGCCCGCTACGACGTCCTGCCCGTCGGCATCACCCGCAAGGGCGAGTGGGTGGTGTCCGAGCAGGGCCAGGCCGCGCTCGGGCCCGGCGCGCCGGCGCCGGCCGAGCTGACCGCCGCCGGGCCGGCCGTCGACCCGCTGCCGGCCCTGGCCGAGGGCGAGGCCACCGGCCCGGTCGTCGTGTTCCCGCTGCTGCACGGCCCGCTCGGCGAGGACGGCACCGTCCAGGGCCTGCTCGAGGTGGCCGGGGTGCCCTACGTCGGCTCGGGCGTGCTCGGGTCGGCCGTGGCCATGGACAAGGCGATGGCGAAGACCGTCCTCGCCGCGCACGGCATCCCCCAGGGCCGCTGGTTCGCGGTGCGCCGGGGCGTGGACGACCGGGGCGCCGCCCGGCGGGCCGGCGAGGAGCTGGGCTGGCCGGTGTTCGTGAAGCCGGCCAACCTCGGCAGCTCGGTCGGCGTGTCGAGGGCCGACGACGAGGAGGCGGCGGCGGCCGCCCTGGACCTGGCCTTCGCCTACGACGAGTGGGTCGTCGTCGAGGAGGGCATCGCCGGGCGGGAGATCGAGTGCTCGGTCCTCGGCAACGGCCCCTACGAGGCGTCGGTCCCCGGCGAGGTCGTGCCCAGCCGCGACTTCTACGACTACGAGGACAAGTACGTCGTCGACGGCGCCCAGCTGCTCGTCCCCGCCCCGCTCGACCCGGCGGTGGCCGACGAGGTGCGGGCGATGGCGGCCACGGCGGCCGGCGCCCTGCGGGTCGAGGGGATGGCCCGGGTGGACTTCTTCTACGAGGAGGGCGGGCGGGGCATCCTCGTCAACGAGGTGAACACGATCCCCGGCTTCACGCCGATCTCCATGTACCCGAAGCTCTGGCTGGCGTCGGGCCTCACCTACGCCGACCTCGTCGACCGGCTGGTCGAGCTGGCCCTCGAGCGCCACGCCCGCCGGGCCGGCTTCCGGGACGCCACCCACCGCGGCCCGGCCCTCCCCGAGGGCTGA